AAGGAGTTGGTTTCGGCGTCCACCTCGGCGATTTCCTCGGTTGCGCCTTCCTGCAATTTCTGGAGCAGTTCTTTTTCCTTCGCTGTTACCGGCAACGAGTTTGGATTGCGCGCGTTGAAGCGCGTGGGTTTAAAAGCAAAGTGGCTCTCTTCCGCCCCCTTTAGCGCGGCGTTGAACGCGGAAACCACGGGAATGGTATTGTAAAAGGTGGTTTGGCGCAGACGCTCGAAATACTGCGGTGAGCCGACGGGAAGTCCCGCGAGTTGGGTTTGGGCTTCGGCGATGAGGGCTTCCTGTTTGAAAGCCTGGCGCGCGACCAGGTTGCCCGTGGCGACGCGCGCGTTCTCGGCCATGCGGCCGATGGCACGGGCTTTGTAGAACAGTTCGTCCATCATGTCGGCGCGGTATTGCCGCACGGCAATGTAGGATACGGTCGCGGTCGCGACCACCAGCGAAATGGCGATGGCAATTACGATCTTTCCCATCAAGCTCAGGTTCTTCATCTTTTTTCCTCCCCTTTATTTTCGGTAAATTAGTTGCTGGTGGCTGCCCCGGACAAGGACGGCGCGGAACCCATCGTCGCGCTGATGTCGAGCAAAACGCAACCAATGTCAAGCAATAGGACGACTTTGTCTTTCACTTTTCCCATCCCCAAGATGAAGTCCGTGGAAACACTCGCGCCAAATGGCGGTGGAGGCGAGATGTATCCCTCTTCGATGTCGAGCACTTCCGAGACGGCATCCACCGCGATACCCATAAGCTGGCTCCCCACCGTCAACACGATAATGCAGGTCTCGCGATTGTATTCTTTCTCGGCCATGTTGAATTTCAGCCGTAAATCGATGATTGGGATGACCACACCGCGGAGATTCATGACACCGCGGGCATTGGCGGGAAG
This window of the Nitrospinota bacterium genome carries:
- a CDS encoding purine-binding chemotaxis protein CheW produces the protein MTVNNLKEAAYARGGKYLTFTLGSETYGLEILKVREIIGARGVTITAVPQLPANARGVMNLRGVVIPIIDLRLKFNMAEKEYNRETCIIVLTVGSQLMGIAVDAVSEVLDIEEGYISPPPPFGASVSTDFILGMGKVKDKVVLLLDIGCVLLDISATMGSAPSLSGAATSN